The DNA sequence GGGGGAGAAACTGAGACCTCCCAGCCAGTGTCGCTCACAGTAGAAGGTGAGGAGGCAGAGCCACATGGGCGGGTGCCGTTTGCTGGTGACCACACCTCTGCAGAGGATGCTCAGTGGAAGCTGGGCCGCCCCACTGCCCTCTGGTGCTGGCCCATGATTGCACCTGGCTCCAGAGTCCCCCCTCTTAAGTCCAGGGGTCTGATAGCCAAGGGGGCAATTAGGTCCCACAACTATGGAATGCAGTCTGTTTCAGTTGTCAAAGCAAGAAGCCTCAAGCACCCAACTGGGGCTGGACCCTGTTCTGCCAAGTGGCAGGGCCAGGAGGggaagggatgggggaggggaggaaggctCCGCAGCTGTGGGAGCTCAGAGCTGCTCAGCCCCGGAAAACAAAGTGACTAAGAAAGTAACAAAGGGCCCTGAACAGGAGCTGGGGCCTGCCAGCAGAACTCTGCTAAAGCTCCCGCCCACTCCCCCTCCCACTTTCCCTTCCCCCAACTTCAGCTCCGGCCCTCTTCCCCACCACCCTCTGCCTGGCCTCTTTCCTTACTTTGACTCTGAGAAGGGAGTGTGGGAGCTGTTAGTGGATTTGGCCTTGCCTAAGGGGGCAGCGTAAAAAAAGCCCCTTCTGTCCCTGGAAGCTAAAGACTGTTTCTGTAGTTGATCAGGTCGGAAGGGGCATGCAGGAGCCTTCTTCACGGAGGGCTTCAGATGAAAGTAGAAAGCCGGGAGGTGAAGAGGCTCACTCCCTGACCCCCACGCCTCTCTCCCTAGGTGTGCCATTTTTCACTGTGGAGCCAAAAGATTTGGCTGTGCCACCCAATGCCTCTTTCCAATTGTCTTGCGAAGCTGTGGGTCCCCCCGAACCTGTTACCATTGTCTGGTGGAGAGGGGACACGAAAATTGGGGAACCGGCTCCTTCTCCTTCCGTTTTAAATGTAACAGGTGAGCAGCCTCAGGAGGGGACTTTGAGCAGAGAAAGAGCTGGATTCTGGGGGTCATTGAGACTGGCAGGGCTCGCATCTGCTTACATCACTGATTGGCTATTGTGAGTGTCCAGAGCAAAGCCCAGTGCCCAGCATACATGAGCTACACCATTGTTCAGATGTTCCAGGCTGTCTGGGTGGGCGATTGATGGTGATCCAGCTGCGTGTGCCTAAGAAGGGTGCTGGGTCCTCCTTCCCTTATTCGAAGCAGGTCGTGTACAACTGGCCCTGAGAAATGAATCTTGTGGGACTGGGGACatccatcccccccacccccgcccttcCAAGGGAAGGAGCCAGAAACCAGCCCACGCAGAGCTAAGAAGAGTGTCTggcaggcaccaagaagagaAGACTCTCAGGCTGCAGAGGGGGACGCGGGGGCGAGGCCAACACAAAGATACAGGGGCCTTCTCCCCTCATGGCCCTTCCCCAGAAACCTCCAGACATTACCCAAAACAACTGTTCCTGCCCATACCTCTGCATAGTTAGACTTAAAGCAGCGACACCTACACACTTACCtggaccctccccacccccaagatACTCTAGCACATACTTGTTTCACCTATCTGTGAATCAGAGGTCACCGTTTATGGTTGAGACTTGAACTGGGCAGGAAAGAAGGAGATCAGGACTTGGTCTCATGTGCTggaaggtggggagggaagaggcTCTGATCTTTCAAGCCCCCCAGCAATTATGAATCTTGAGAAGAGGTGGACTGTGAGACCTGTTAGAAGCCAGGGCAGGTTCTGTTCCGGAGGCGTTGGGTTGGAGCAGAGTGGAGAGGAGGTTGGGTTCAGTTCCCTCCAGATGTGCGTGGTTTGACCCTCTGGCAGCCAGCCTGATAATAAGCACTCACTGAACTCCTCCACATGGCACACTGTGCTAGGCACCGCAGGGGAGACAGGGAACACAAAGGAAATCAAAGCCATCATCCCCCGCCCCCAAGGAATTGAGTATAATTCGGGAGACAAGACGAGCATAAGGAGCTGAGAACTATTGCAAGGCAAAGACTGCAAACATAACAATGATATGGCACAGAGCAAATAGAGAAGGGCTCTGGTATACATGATAAAGAAGTGATCAGAAAAGGAAAGCAGCTTTGTGCTACCCTTGGGGGTGTGGTTGAGGTGGGGGGGTTGGTGTAGCATTACTCGAGTGCTTACTGGGTGCCATGCACTTTACTTACATCACTTGATTCTCACGATTCTCCCATTTTAGAGTTGAGAAAACAGCCCCAGTCCTGGGATTTACATCCAGATCCATTCAGCTCCCAAGTCCCCATTCTTTCCACCATGTCCCTGGGTCCAGCCCCTTCCTCTGGCTAGAGGGACTTCTAGGATCATTCTGATCCAGAAACTGAATAACCCCCTGATGGAAGGGGCTACACTGGGGGCTGATGGAGGTTTTCTGGTCCCAGGGGTGACCCAGAGTACTGTGTTCTCCTGCGAAGCTCACAACGTGAAAGGCCTGGCGTCTTCGCGCTCAGCCACCATTCATCTCCAAGGTAGGAGGGCTGGGGGCGAGGGGGGTAGGTGAGGCCAGGGGCGTTTTCAGTGAGCTCTCCGGCGGTGGGTAGAGAATCTAGAATCCCCTGATGTCCAGTTTCCCTCGGTTCTGCTGGCATCTCAGGGAGGAGGGGTTGATTAGCATGTCCCCCATTCCTAGTGGAAGCATCTGAGACCCTGCCATGGCTGAGATGAGAATAAAAACCTGACGTCACAGCAGATTTCCCATCACAAAGCAGAGTCCTTGGGAGGAAGGAAGACAGGAGACCAGCGGGAGCTGGTCGGGGGCCATGTCTGACCCCTGTGGAgggagtggaggtgggggaaATAGGGTCTAGCAGGATAACAGAGGCAACCCAAAGGGCTGTTGCAcacagagaggagggagggagggagctcaGTGTGTGGAGGAGCTGGGCCAAGGCTGCAGGGCAGCTGCCTGTCCCTCTCTGTATCCCCTAAGCCAAAGAACCCCCTGCCTCACACACATACCCACTATTTATACTCTCTTTGGTCAGACACGCTCTTGAGTCGGAGAGAAGACACCTCTGTCCACAGCCCAGAGCCCCTCCTAGGTGGGGGCAGCTGCTGCGTATCAGCGACTTGGCTTATGTCTCACTCTGAGTAGCCATCTTTAGTTTTGGGGGTGCCCCAGACTGTAGAGAAGAACTCAAAGCTTGACTCCCATGCCTCCTGCTCCTCTCTTGTATCCTTACTGGACACTGGAGTCGCCAGGCCCTGACTGTAAGTCACTGTCCACAGCACCGCCCGCAGCCCCCTCCAACATCACAGTGACAGAGCTCTCCAGCAGCAATGCTAGCGTGGCCTGGGTGCCAGGTGCTGACGGCCGAGCCATACTCCAATCCTGCACAGTCCAAGTAAGTTGAGATGGGATGGGGCAGGCTCCTCTGGCCTGCCCATATCCTTACAGCAGTCCTTCTTGCTCACTTCATGGACAGTAGGATCACACTTTCTTGCCCAAGGGGCTTGGTCCCCAGCTCTCTTCAGGTGCTGCTCCCCAGCAGGGACAGCCTAGGCCACTCTCCTGTCATTGGGTGCTCTGGTGACGAAGTGACTTTGCAGATTGGTTTAAGCATGTTCATTCTTCCAACTGGAAAGCAGATCACTGAAGCAGATTTGGGGTACCTAGAAGAGTTTTCTTTAGGTATGGGAAAACCCAAAGCTTTGatttatcacacacacacacacacacacacacacacacacacacacacacactgactcAAGGCAAAGAGAACAAGAGAgccaaacacaaacacacacacacacacacacacacacactctgacTCAAGGCAAAGAGAACAAGAGAGTCAAAGGGATTCTAAGCCCTGGCGAGTGGAGAACTGGTTAGGGCTACATACTAAAATAGGAAAACAGGAGGCAACACAAGCTTGCTCTTTTTCATCTGTTTATTCAAGAAGTGTTTAATGAGTGTCTTTGTAAACTGTTCTAGGCAGTTCTGCCGTTGGACCTGGGCAGGAGGGGCCCCAGCTCTGGGCTGCACTGTTTAGAGGCCCCTGCTCTAATCTGTGCTCCTTTGGCTGCATTCCTTCCCCCTGGGCAAGGAGTCTGCAGGCCCAGGGGACACGGTCCTCCCGATCCTGGTCACCTCCACACCATGCGCTAGATAGTCAGCATCTCCTGCCCTAAGGGCTCAAGTCTGCTTCCAGGGCCTCTGTGGGTTTCTTCCCTGGGTCAGCCCTCCCGAGGAGGCACTGTGATATGTGTGCCTGTGAGCCCAGGGGGAGTCATTTTTAGGGGGTGCTGTGGGAAGTGGGTGGACATTGAGCTTGGGTAGACAGGCGGCCAGGTCCTCACCCGTGCACAAGAGGCCCCCCCATCGAACAGATCCTTGTCTGGGTCCTAGCTCTTCCAGAAACACCGTATTTTCAAGGAATCCGAAAATTCCATATGCCAACCTAGCCTTCTAGGTTGTTTTGTTAAAGTATTAAGCTAGAAAAGACTTTAATAGTTTGTTAGCTAATTgataacatttaaatatttagccATTTGGTACATGGGCCTCTATTTGTACTCTGGCCCTGGACCCCCCAAAGTGGAATGGGCGGTCCTGGTTCTGAGCCTCAGGATGTGAAAATGAGCAAGTTTCTCTGCCCTTGAAAAGTTCTAGGCTAGTGAGTAAACAATTACAAGAAGAGGTGAGTTCTGTAATGGAGCTATGCCCCAAGTACAGAGGGGCAGGATGAGTTTTCTGGAGGAATAGAGAAAGGCTTTCACCGAgaaagacatttgaaatgagtctGAAAGTATTAGTAGGGCTTTTCTGGAAGAGCAGCTCACTGGAAGCAAAGGGAAAGGCAATTGCAAAGGCCTGGAAGTGTGCAGGCTGGTGTTATTGCTCAGGGGAGGGGAGTAGCAGGTGTCTGCTGGTAGGCTTAGAGGAAGCATCAATTGTCAATTCAGGGGACCTCCCCCCACTCCCATACACATCCCATCCTCCATTTCATCTCCCCCACATCATTAGTTTTCTACTTTTCTGTAGGTGACGCAGGCCCCAGGAGGCTGGGAGGTCCTGGCTGTTGTGGTCCCCGTGCCACCCTTTACCTGCCTGCTCCGGGATCTGGCACCTGCCACCAACTACAGTCTCAGGGTGCGCTGTGCCAATGCCTTGGGACCCTCTCCCTATGCTGATTGGGTGCCCTTTCAAACAAAGGGTCTAGGTAAGGGACTTGAAAGGCAGACAGGCTGGGCAGGTCGGGTGAGGGACAGCGGTGGTCGAGTGGGGACAGGAGAGTGGGAGGTGGGGCGTGGTGTATGTGTGGCATCTTGGATGGAGTTGATGGGAGAGGGGCTAAGTGAGAGGGAGGTTCATGCATCATTCAGCCAACATTTACTGAGCCCTTGCTGCATACCTGTGAACTAAATAAATCCAGTCCCCCCGCCCTGTGCAGCTTAGTTGTAGTGATTGGAGCAGACAAACGAACCAGAAAAGATCAGAGAAGGTGGTGAGGGGCAAGTGTGGGCCCAGGGGTGGGCCAGGAGAGCTCCCCCAAGAGATCTGAGGTCAGAAAGATAAGGAAGGAACCCTGAGAGCCTTGGTGGGGCATATCACTGCAGGAAAAGGACACTGTGAGTGCCGAGACCTGCGGCAAGAACTTGTTTGGAGTCTTCTGGTAACTGCAAGGAGGCCCATGTGGCTGGAGCTCTGCTGTGAGCGGGTGGAGCTGGTGGGGGTGGTAGGGAAGGATGAAGTAAAAAGGCAGTAACCATGGCAATGAAGAGCAACACTGCTGAGCTGGGGGCGCTGCCGTCCTGCCCATTACTTACCCCTCCTCCCCAGCACTGTGGGTGACAGAAGTCAGAGCTGGGAGGCGAACCCTCCCCCACCCATTGCTCTCTGAGTGGCTTAGTTCTTGGGAATTGGTTCTAAAGGACTGGCTGGGATAGTGGTGGTGGGAAGGGCAGGGGTCTTAGCAaccttttctttttgggtgcagCCCCAGCCAGCGCACCCCAAAACCTCCGTGCCATTCGCACAGACTCGGGCCTCATCCTGGAGTGGGAAGAAGTGATCTCCGAGAGCCCTTTGGAAGAGCCCCTGGGGCCTTATAAACTGTCCTGGGTTCAAGACAATGGAACCCAGGTAAGGAGCTATGGAAGCCTCCACTCTCCAGGAGTACCTGACAGTCAGCTCTCAGGGCTCCCAGATGGCTGTGCTTGGCAGGCCGGGAACTCCCACCATCCAGGGAAtccactcccccctcccccacccaggcCTCCCTTGCAGGTGCTACTCCTCATTGGATTCTGTCCGCAGTTAGGATTGTATCTGGTGGCTGGTCGCTTCTTCCGTAAAGCAGGAAGCACATTCCTGCACAAACTTGGTGAGGGCACAGATAAGGCCTTCTTATCGCCAGCCCTGTTCCCTCCCATCCCCCAGCCCTGCATTCCTGACAGAGCCTTGTTTTTGTTCCGGAGAGGCCTCTGCTGCCTAGAGCAGGAATGCAATCTCCCAGCAAGTTGTGTTCCTGCAGCCACTGAGCCCAGAGTGCCCCTGTGTGCTCCTAGCTGGATCTTTTTCTGCCCTCAAACCTTTCCTTCAGGCTccatgtggggtggggggctcttCTTGGCTGCAGAACGAGCTGACCGTGGCGGGGACCAAGGCCAACTTGACAGGCTGGGATCCCCAGAAGGACCTGACTGTGCGAGTCTGTGCCTCCAATGCAGTTGGCTGTGGGCCCTGGAGTCAACCTCTGGTGGTGTCTTCTCATGATCATGCAGGTAAGGCCTGCAGAGAGGGGAGAGGGTTTTCCAGGGCCACCTAGTGACCTCCTAATAGGCCCAGAGACTTAGAGCCAAGCTGTTGAGATCAGGGTTGGTATTTAAACTGtatctcattttccttccccACCTCTAGCTCTCAGACTCAGAATTAGCACTGAAATCCTTTATTACACTGTAGGGTCACAATGGCCAGGGCCTGTCACTGGCGGGGCAGGACTCAAGTGTTTCTTGGATCTTCCTCTAGAAACTCTTTCCACTCGGTGACCCTTCTTGACTTAGGGGAGCTTCCTGCCCAGGCCAGATGCCCGTCTTAGGACCCATTGGTGGCAGCCTAGCTCATGCCACTCCCTTTCCTCCGACAGGCCAGCAGGGTCCTCCCCATAGCCGCACATCCTGGGTGCCTGTGGTCCTGGGTGTATTGACAGCCCTGGTGACGGCTGCCGCTCTGGCCCTCATCCTGCTTCGGAAAAGGCGAAAGGAGACGCGGTTTGGGTAAGGGGAGCGGGTCGGGCAGAGGGAGAGGCAGTGGTGGCTGAGGGCCTCAGGTCTGACCCCAAGTTCTGGGTTTCCTTCTAGGCAAGCCTTTGACAGTGTCATGGCGGGGGGAGAGCCAGCCGTTCACTTCCGGGCAGCCCGGTCCTTCAATCGGGAAAGACCCGAACGCATTGAGGCCACGTGTGAGTGGTGGAGGATTCTGGGAGGAAGTTCTCGTTCCTTTTTAACCAACTCATTCATTTGACCAATATGTCTAAACCTTAATGAGTCCCAGGCACACATTGATGATCAAGAGAAACCTACCCTCGTGTTGGAGAGCTAAACTCACCTCTGTGCCGGGAGGGTGGAGACGGGTGTAGGTTTTAGGTCAGGAGCTGGaggtctctctcctttctccccaatgcCCTCTCTGCAGTGGATAGCTTGGGCATCAGTGATGAACTGAAGGACAGACTGGAGGACGTGCTCATCCCGGAGCAGCAGTTCACCCTGGGCCGCATGTTGGGCAAAGGTGTGTGGGGCTGTGCAGGGGTCGGCATCCATCTGCTCGTTCTGGGTGTGTTTGGTTGCTCCTATCACTTTGAGAGTGTGGATTTGGGTAAGTTCCTATAAACGGGGATGCGTTTGGAGGTTTGGGGAATGGTGGCTGGGAATGGGGACAGTGGAGGAGTCACACCCAACACGTTCTGCTTTGGCTGTGGGCAAAGTCATCTCCTCCAGTGCCCCAGAGTCTGATGAGTTTGTGTCCCCATGGAGGGTGACCTGGGAGGGAagtgggtgggggcaggaagcCAAGGGCACTCGTGTTACTGCAAGCATGGCACTTTCCATAGAAAACTGAGCTATCACTCACTGTCATTTGGACTGGCTCCTAGGAGAATTTGGTTCAGTGCGGGAGGCCCAGCTGAAACAGGAGGATGGCTCCTTTGTGAAAGTGGCCGTAAAGATGCTAAAAGGTGAGTGGAGAATAGTAGTTGTGAAGTGAGGGCATCACTTGGGAAGATAAAAGGGGCAACTGGTCCTGAAGCAAGTTCTGCTTTGCCCCTAGACTTTCTGAGACAAGCTAATCAGCACTGACTGGGATGCTGTCTGTGCCATGTGAATAAGTCACAAGCCTGACCCACACATTTATTTGTGCCCCAGCCTTCCCTCTTTGCTGTCCGCAGTGACTGGCCTCTGAGCTCATTCTTGGGGTGAATCAGGCCATGGTTAGTTGGGCTGCCAGGCTACCCAAACTAAAAGGAAGGCATTAGCAAGTGGAGAAGTTGTTGGATAGTGCCACACAAAGGGGGTTTCTCCTGCTTATGGCCAGAATATCTCCTGGGCCCTGGAAAGCCCTGGAAAGCTCTAGACACCTGAGGGACTAAGTCTGGAAGTCTTGGGGGTCAGAGCTGGGGGcacattttgcctcattttctccCTCTCATCGTTTTCTTCCAGCTGACATCATTGCTTCAAGCGACATTGAAGAGTTCCTCAGGGAAGCGGCTTGCATGAAGGAATTTGACCACCCACATGTGGCCAAACTTGTCGGTGAGCACTTTCTAGGGGAGGCAGATAGAGAGGAACAGTAAAACCGTGTTTCCCCTAGGTGGGAGGATGGTCTGTGGGAGGAGGCTTGGACTTACCTGGTGAGTAAGCATGTGGCCAAGTAGACAGGGAGGAGCCTCGCTGAAATTTGACCTGATTCCAGATAAGGAGATTAGTTTGTGGTTCTTATAGTAAAGATCTGTACAATGAGGATTTTCCACCAGGAGAAGGCAGCAGAGAAGATGCTCCGGGGATCAGAATTGGCTTTATTGGGGCAGCCTAGTGCTCCTGCTGAGTAATCATCGGGCCACAGTGGGACTGGCGGGAAGACAGACGGCAGTCGGGGCTGGAGGGAGGACCTAACAGACGAAGCCGATTCAGAACCCTGAGCCATCCCCTGGCCTCCATGGGCCTCGCCCCTGACTCTCCCTTTGTCCCCAGGGGTGAGTCTCCGGAGCAGGGCGAAGGGCCGCCTCCCCATCCCCATGGTCATCCTGCCCTTCATGAAGCACGGGGACCTGCACGCCTTCCTGCTTGCTTCGCGGATTGGGGAGAACCCCTTTGTGAGTGCCTGGGGGCGGACAGGGCCAGGAGAAAACCAGGATGGGAGAACAGGGCCTGGAAGGGATCTGGG is a window from the Tamandua tetradactyla isolate mTamTet1 chromosome 14, mTamTet1.pri, whole genome shotgun sequence genome containing:
- the TYRO3 gene encoding tyrosine-protein kinase receptor TYRO3 isoform X3; the protein is MALRRSMGRPGLPPLPLPLLVSLAALLLPESTAAGLKLMGAPVKLTVSQGQPVKLNCSVEGMDDPEIQWVKDGAVVQSMNQVYIPISEQHWIGFLSLKSVERSDAGWYWCQVEDGGETETSQPVSLTVEGVPFFTVEPKDLAVPPNASFQLSCEAVGPPEPVTIVWWRGDTKIGEPAPSPSVLNVTGVTQSTVFSCEAHNVKGLASSRSATIHLQAPPAAPSNITVTELSSSNASVAWVPGADGRAILQSCTVQVTQAPGGWEVLAVVVPVPPFTCLLRDLAPATNYSLRVRCANALGPSPYADWVPFQTKGLAPASAPQNLRAIRTDSGLILEWEEVISESPLEEPLGPYKLSWVQDNGTQNELTVAGTKANLTGWDPQKDLTVRVCASNAVGCGPWSQPLVVSSHDHAGQQGPPHSRTSWVPVVLGVLTALVTAAALALILLRKRRKETRFGQAFDSVMAGGEPAVHFRAARSFNRERPERIEATLDSLGISDELKDRLEDVLIPEQQFTLGRMLGKGEFGSVREAQLKQEDGSFVKVAVKMLKADIIASSDIEEFLREAACMKEFDHPHVAKLVGVSLRSRAKGRLPIPMVILPFMKHGDLHAFLLASRIGENPFNLPLQTLIRFMVDIACGMEYLSSRSFIHRDLAARNCMLAEDMTVCVADFGLSRKIYSGDYYRQGCASKLPVKWLALESLADNLYTVHSDVWAFGVTMWEIMTRGQTPYAGIENAEIYNYLIGGNRLKQPPECMEDVYELMYQCWRADPKQRPSFTCLRMELEHILGHLSVLSTSQDPLYINIEKAEEPVGGGSVALPGRDQASVGARDGSGMGAVGGTPSDYRYILSPGGLTEGPGQEEQQPENPLHEAQRQLLLQQGLLPHSSC
- the TYRO3 gene encoding tyrosine-protein kinase receptor TYRO3 isoform X1 → MGAPVKLTVSQGQPVKLNCSVEGMDDPEIQWVKDGAVVQSMNQVYIPISEQHWIGFLSLKSVERSDAGWYWCQVEDGGETETSQPVSLTVEGVPFFTVEPKDLAVPPNASFQLSCEAVGPPEPVTIVWWRGDTKIGEPAPSPSVLNVTGVTQSTVFSCEAHNVKGLASSRSATIHLQAPPAAPSNITVTELSSSNASVAWVPGADGRAILQSCTVQVTQAPGGWEVLAVVVPVPPFTCLLRDLAPATNYSLRVRCANALGPSPYADWVPFQTKGLAPASAPQNLRAIRTDSGLILEWEEVISESPLEEPLGPYKLSWVQDNGTQNELTVAGTKANLTGWDPQKDLTVRVCASNAVGCGPWSQPLVVSSHDHAGQQGPPHSRTSWVPVVLGVLTALVTAAALALILLRKRRKETRFGQAFDSVMAGGEPAVHFRAARSFNRERPERIEATLDSLGISDELKDRLEDVLIPEQQFTLGRMLGKGEFGSVREAQLKQEDGSFVKVAVKMLKADIIASSDIEEFLREAACMKEFDHPHVAKLVGVSLRSRAKGRLPIPMVILPFMKHGDLHAFLLASRIGENPFNLPLQTLIRFMVDIACGMEYLSSRSFIHRDLAARNCMLAEDMTVCVADFGLSRKIYSGDYYRQGCASKLPVKWLALESLADNLYTVHSDVWAFGVTMWEIMTRGQTPYAGIENAEIYNYLIGGNRLKQPPECMEDVYELMYQCWRADPKQRPSFTCLRMELEHILGHLSVLSTSQDPLYINIEKAEEPVGGGSVALPGRDQASVGARDGSGMGAVGGTPSDYRYILSPGGLTEGPGQEEQQPENPLHEAQRQLLLQQGLLPHSSC
- the TYRO3 gene encoding tyrosine-protein kinase receptor TYRO3 isoform X2 codes for the protein MALRRSMGRPGLPPLPLPLLVSLAALLLPESTAAGLKLMGAPVKLTVSQGQPVKLNCSVEGMDDPEIQWVKDGAVVQSMNQVYIPISEQHWIGFLSLKSVERSDAGWYWCQVEDGGETETSQPVSLTVEGVTQSTVFSCEAHNVKGLASSRSATIHLQAPPAAPSNITVTELSSSNASVAWVPGADGRAILQSCTVQVTQAPGGWEVLAVVVPVPPFTCLLRDLAPATNYSLRVRCANALGPSPYADWVPFQTKGLAPASAPQNLRAIRTDSGLILEWEEVISESPLEEPLGPYKLSWVQDNGTQNELTVAGTKANLTGWDPQKDLTVRVCASNAVGCGPWSQPLVVSSHDHAGQQGPPHSRTSWVPVVLGVLTALVTAAALALILLRKRRKETRFGQAFDSVMAGGEPAVHFRAARSFNRERPERIEATLDSLGISDELKDRLEDVLIPEQQFTLGRMLGKGEFGSVREAQLKQEDGSFVKVAVKMLKADIIASSDIEEFLREAACMKEFDHPHVAKLVGVSLRSRAKGRLPIPMVILPFMKHGDLHAFLLASRIGENPFNLPLQTLIRFMVDIACGMEYLSSRSFIHRDLAARNCMLAEDMTVCVADFGLSRKIYSGDYYRQGCASKLPVKWLALESLADNLYTVHSDVWAFGVTMWEIMTRGQTPYAGIENAEIYNYLIGGNRLKQPPECMEDVYELMYQCWRADPKQRPSFTCLRMELEHILGHLSVLSTSQDPLYINIEKAEEPVGGGSVALPGRDQASVGARDGSGMGAVGGTPSDYRYILSPGGLTEGPGQEEQQPENPLHEAQRQLLLQQGLLPHSSC